Proteins found in one Rhodobacter capsulatus SB 1003 genomic segment:
- a CDS encoding 2-isopropylmalate synthase → MGQAGKRGLMLAAALVVAAAAAPAEEVLTKQYQDGGIYEGTFKDGKQDGHGKYRLPSGYEYEGDWQAGEIAGHGRARFPDGSIYEGHFTRGKPDGRGKITYPDGGTYEGDWVAGEITGTGVALYANGTRYEGRFANALHDGTGVLTGPDGYRYEGDWVQGVKQGRGKITYPDGARYEGEMAGGQRAGRGKLILKTGVTYEGDWKGGRMEGRGVLLQPNGDRYEGAMVAGKRQGKGRVTYANGDLYEGEFLADKPQGQGHFRGADGYDYTGGWVEGRIEGTGRAQFPDGSVYEGAFRNDMPEGQGRITYPDGASYEGGWVAGNIAGRGLARYANGLVYEGEFLEARQHGKGRMTYPDGYVYDGDWADGTRQGHGRALHPDGTIYEGGFEAGQRSGLGKLIRPDGFTYDGMWRDGEIDGPGKAIYANGDVYEGNFVHGRRQGKGVMRYASGKVAGGTWAEDRLAEPAEPLPPPPPPPSPPPQPQAQPPGSPD, encoded by the coding sequence ATGGGGCAAGCGGGCAAGCGGGGGCTGATGCTGGCGGCGGCGCTGGTTGTCGCCGCGGCGGCGGCACCGGCCGAGGAGGTGCTGACCAAGCAATATCAGGACGGCGGCATCTACGAGGGCACGTTCAAGGACGGCAAGCAGGACGGCCATGGCAAATACCGCCTGCCCTCGGGCTATGAATACGAAGGCGACTGGCAGGCGGGCGAAATCGCCGGTCACGGCCGGGCACGGTTTCCCGACGGCTCGATCTACGAGGGCCATTTCACCCGCGGCAAGCCCGATGGCCGCGGCAAGATCACCTATCCCGACGGCGGCACCTACGAGGGCGACTGGGTCGCGGGCGAAATCACCGGCACCGGCGTCGCGCTTTATGCCAACGGCACCCGCTACGAGGGCCGGTTCGCCAATGCGCTGCATGACGGCACGGGCGTGCTGACCGGCCCGGACGGCTACCGCTACGAGGGCGACTGGGTGCAGGGCGTGAAACAGGGCCGCGGCAAGATCACCTACCCGGACGGCGCCCGCTACGAAGGCGAGATGGCGGGCGGCCAGCGCGCGGGCCGCGGCAAGCTGATCCTGAAGACCGGCGTCACCTATGAGGGCGACTGGAAGGGCGGCCGGATGGAGGGTCGGGGCGTGCTGCTCCAGCCCAATGGCGACCGCTACGAGGGCGCGATGGTGGCGGGCAAGCGGCAGGGCAAGGGCCGGGTGACCTATGCCAACGGCGATCTTTACGAGGGCGAGTTTCTGGCCGACAAGCCGCAGGGTCAGGGCCATTTCCGCGGCGCCGACGGCTATGATTATACCGGCGGCTGGGTCGAGGGCCGGATCGAGGGCACCGGCCGGGCGCAATTCCCCGACGGCTCGGTCTACGAGGGGGCGTTCCGCAACGACATGCCCGAGGGCCAGGGCCGGATCACCTATCCCGACGGCGCCAGCTACGAAGGCGGCTGGGTCGCGGGCAACATCGCCGGCCGGGGCCTTGCCCGCTATGCGAACGGCCTTGTTTATGAAGGCGAATTCCTGGAGGCCCGGCAGCATGGCAAGGGCCGGATGACCTATCCGGACGGCTATGTCTATGACGGCGACTGGGCCGACGGCACAAGGCAGGGGCACGGCCGCGCCCTTCATCCCGACGGCACGATCTACGAGGGCGGCTTCGAGGCCGGGCAGCGCTCGGGTCTTGGCAAGCTGATCCGGCCCGACGGCTTCACCTATGACGGCATGTGGCGCGACGGCGAGATCGACGGCCCGGGCAAGGCCATCTATGCCAATGGCGATGTCTACGAGGGTAACTTTGTCCATGGCCGCCGTCAGGGCAAGGGGGTGATGCGCTATGCCTCGGGCAAGGTCGCGGGCGGCACCTGGGCCGAGGACCGTCTGGCCGAACCGGCCGAGCCGCTGCCCCCACCGCCGCCGCCGCCATCCCCGCCGCCGCAACCGCAAGCCCAGCCGCCCGGCAGCCCCGACTGA
- a CDS encoding NAD+ synthase, with protein sequence MTDRFRITLAQLNPTVGALAANAEKAMAAWQAGRAAGADLVALPEMFLTGYQTQDLVLKPAFLRDAMAAMAALAAQVVDGPALGIGGPYVDETGSYNAWWVLKDGRVIARALKHHLPHDDVFDEMRLFDQGPVSDPLRLGPVALGVPVCEDAWHPDVAGALAAAGAEVLMVPNGSPYRRGKLDLRRQVTGARVAETGLPLLYLNMVGGQDDQLFDGASFVLNPDGSVAVQLPAFEEAVVHVDLERGAADWRAVPADIVAPPGDIEQDYRAMVLGLQDYLRKSGFSRVVLGLSGGIDSALVAVIAADALGAGNVHCVMLPSRYTSQGSLDDAADLARRLGARLDTVEIEGPRAAVEGALAHVLAGTAPDVTEENIQSRLRGVILMAISNKFGAMLLTTGNKSEVAVGYCTIYGDMAGGYNPLKDLYKTRVFETCRWRNATHRPWMQAPAGEIIPVAIIDKPPSAELRENQTDQDSLPPYEVLDAILERLVEGDQSVDQIVAAGFDRATVKRIEHLLYISEWKRFQSAPGPRLTTRAFWLDRRYPMVNRWRDQS encoded by the coding sequence ATGACCGATCGTTTCCGCATCACCCTTGCGCAACTGAACCCGACGGTGGGGGCGCTGGCCGCCAATGCCGAGAAGGCGATGGCGGCCTGGCAGGCGGGCCGCGCCGCGGGGGCCGATCTGGTGGCGCTGCCCGAGATGTTCCTGACCGGCTATCAGACCCAGGATCTGGTGCTGAAACCGGCCTTCCTGCGCGATGCGATGGCGGCGATGGCGGCTTTGGCGGCGCAGGTGGTGGATGGCCCCGCGCTGGGCATCGGCGGGCCTTATGTCGATGAAACAGGAAGTTACAACGCCTGGTGGGTGCTCAAGGACGGCCGGGTGATCGCCCGCGCGCTGAAGCATCACCTGCCGCATGACGATGTTTTCGACGAGATGCGGCTTTTCGATCAAGGGCCTGTCAGCGACCCCTTGCGGCTTGGCCCGGTGGCGCTGGGCGTGCCGGTCTGCGAGGATGCCTGGCATCCGGATGTGGCAGGGGCCCTGGCGGCGGCGGGGGCCGAGGTGCTGATGGTGCCCAATGGCTCGCCCTATCGGCGCGGCAAGCTGGATCTGCGCCGCCAGGTGACCGGGGCGCGGGTGGCGGAAACCGGGCTGCCGCTTTTGTATCTGAACATGGTCGGCGGGCAGGATGACCAGCTGTTTGACGGCGCCAGTTTCGTTTTGAACCCGGATGGATCGGTGGCCGTGCAGCTGCCCGCCTTCGAGGAAGCGGTGGTGCATGTCGATCTGGAACGCGGGGCGGCAGACTGGCGGGCGGTGCCGGCCGACATCGTCGCGCCGCCCGGCGACATCGAGCAGGATTACCGCGCCATGGTGCTGGGGCTGCAGGATTATCTGCGCAAATCCGGGTTTTCCAGGGTGGTTCTGGGGCTCTCGGGCGGGATCGATTCCGCGCTGGTGGCGGTGATTGCCGCCGATGCGCTGGGGGCCGGGAATGTGCATTGCGTCATGCTGCCCTCGCGCTACACCTCGCAGGGCTCGCTTGACGATGCCGCCGATCTGGCGCGGCGGCTGGGGGCGCGGCTTGACACGGTCGAGATCGAGGGGCCGCGGGCGGCGGTCGAAGGCGCGCTGGCCCATGTGCTGGCGGGCACCGCGCCCGACGTGACCGAGGAGAACATCCAGTCGCGGCTGCGCGGCGTGATCCTGATGGCGATTTCGAACAAGTTCGGCGCGATGCTTTTGACCACCGGCAACAAATCCGAGGTGGCGGTGGGCTACTGCACCATCTACGGCGACATGGCGGGGGGCTACAACCCGCTGAAAGATCTGTATAAAACCCGCGTCTTCGAGACCTGCCGCTGGCGCAACGCGACGCATCGGCCCTGGATGCAGGCGCCCGCGGGCGAGATCATTCCGGTCGCGATCATCGACAAGCCGCCGAGCGCCGAGCTGCGCGAGAACCAGACGGATCAGGACAGCCTGCCGCCCTACGAGGTTCTGGATGCGATTTTGGAGCGGCTGGTCGAGGGCGATCAGTCGGTTGATCAGATCGTCGCGGCCGGGTTTGACCGCGCGACGGTGAAGCGGATCGAGCATCTGCTTTACATCTCGGAATGGAAGCGCTTCCAGTCCGCGCCCGGGCCGCGGCTGACGACTCGGGCCTTCTGGCTGGATCGGCGCTATCCGATGGTGAACCGCTGGCGGGATCAGAGCTGA
- a CDS encoding antibiotic biosynthesis monooxygenase family protein: MAEITKDFTGQTVICTFEMTPATAIELMEALQSAYAECISKSPGFIGAGLHMNDAHTRIATYSKWEKRGDYQAMLRSPEMITRNRHIATLCRSFEPVMYEVAADF, from the coding sequence ATGGCCGAGATTACCAAGGATTTCACCGGGCAGACGGTGATCTGCACCTTCGAGATGACCCCCGCGACAGCGATCGAGCTGATGGAGGCGCTGCAATCGGCCTATGCCGAGTGCATCAGCAAATCGCCGGGCTTCATCGGCGCGGGGCTGCACATGAACGACGCCCACACCCGCATCGCCACCTATTCGAAATGGGAAAAGCGCGGCGATTATCAGGCGATGCTGCGCAGCCCCGAGATGATCACCCGCAATCGCCACATCGCCACCTTGTGCCGCAGTTTCGAGCCGGTGATGTATGAGGTCGCGGCCGATTTCTAG
- a CDS encoding ABC transporter substrate-binding protein — protein MATTALVHAEDLAALEAAAKAEGQLTTIALPHDWCGYGAVIEGFKAKYPDIKVNELNPDAGSADELEAIRANKGNTGPQAPDVIDVGLSFGPQAKEEGLIQPYKVSTWDEIPAEIKDADGYWYGDYYGVMSFMVNKDLVPTPPADWADLLKSDYAGQVALAGDPRASNQAILAVLAAGMANGGAAGAEAGAKGLDYFKAMNDAGNFVPVIGKAGTLAQGATPIVVMWDYNALSARDTLKGNPPVEVVVPQTGVLAGVYVQAISAYAPHPNAAKLWMEYLYSDEGQNLWLKGYCHPARFNAMSAAGKVPADLLAALPPAEAYAKAYFPSLDEQAANKAAVTEGWDKVVGANVQ, from the coding sequence ATGGCCACGACGGCGCTTGTTCACGCCGAGGATCTGGCCGCGCTGGAAGCTGCCGCCAAGGCCGAAGGCCAGCTGACGACGATCGCGCTGCCGCATGACTGGTGCGGCTACGGCGCGGTGATCGAGGGCTTCAAGGCCAAGTATCCCGACATCAAGGTGAACGAGCTGAACCCCGACGCCGGTTCGGCCGACGAGCTGGAGGCGATTCGCGCCAACAAGGGCAACACCGGCCCGCAGGCCCCCGACGTGATCGACGTCGGCCTGTCCTTTGGCCCGCAAGCCAAGGAAGAGGGGCTGATCCAGCCCTACAAGGTCTCGACCTGGGACGAGATCCCGGCCGAAATCAAGGATGCCGACGGCTACTGGTATGGCGATTACTATGGCGTCATGTCCTTCATGGTGAACAAGGATCTGGTGCCGACCCCGCCCGCCGACTGGGCCGATCTGCTGAAATCGGACTATGCCGGTCAGGTGGCGCTGGCGGGCGATCCGCGCGCCTCGAACCAGGCGATCCTGGCGGTTCTGGCGGCGGGCATGGCGAATGGCGGTGCTGCGGGGGCCGAAGCCGGTGCCAAGGGGCTTGATTACTTCAAGGCGATGAACGACGCGGGCAATTTCGTGCCGGTCATCGGCAAGGCCGGCACGCTGGCGCAGGGGGCCACGCCGATCGTGGTGATGTGGGACTACAACGCGCTGTCGGCGCGCGACACTCTCAAGGGCAACCCGCCGGTCGAGGTGGTGGTGCCGCAAACCGGCGTTCTGGCGGGCGTCTATGTGCAGGCGATCTCGGCCTATGCGCCGCATCCGAATGCCGCGAAACTCTGGATGGAATATCTCTATTCGGATGAAGGTCAGAACCTCTGGCTGAAGGGCTATTGCCACCCGGCGCGCTTCAACGCGATGTCGGCGGCGGGCAAGGTTCCGGCTGACCTGCTGGCGGCGCTGCCCCCGGCGGAAGCCTATGCCAAGGCCTATTTCCCGAGCCTGGACGAACAGGCCGCCAACAAGGCCGCCGTCACCGAGGGCTGGGACAAGGTCGTGGGCGCCAACGTCCAGTAA
- a CDS encoding ABC transporter permease, translating into MTDTSPPAAPSRRRLSLAWLGIVPFALFVGLFLIAPTMKIVIGAFQRADGSFTFENLIGLFTPSILASYWISIKISVASAALGALIGFLMAAAMVLGGLPRVIRAPLLTFSGVASNFAGVPLAFAFLATLGPLGLVTVWLRTEFGINLRAYGFNILSFWGLTITYIFFQIPLMILIITPALDGLKREWREAAQSLGASAVQYWTSVALPILFPSLLGTFALLFANAFGAVATAIALTGSSLNIVPIMLFAQIRGDVLGNPHLGYAMAFGMILITALANILYIWLRMRSERWLK; encoded by the coding sequence GTGACCGACACATCCCCCCCCGCCGCCCCGTCCCGCCGACGGTTGAGCCTTGCCTGGCTGGGCATCGTTCCCTTCGCGCTCTTCGTGGGCCTGTTCCTGATCGCGCCGACGATGAAGATCGTGATCGGTGCCTTTCAACGCGCCGATGGCAGTTTCACCTTTGAAAACCTGATCGGGCTTTTCACCCCCTCGATCCTGGCGAGCTACTGGATCTCGATCAAGATTTCCGTGGCCTCGGCGGCTTTGGGGGCGCTGATCGGCTTTCTGATGGCCGCCGCGATGGTGCTGGGCGGGCTGCCGCGGGTCATCCGCGCGCCGCTGCTGACCTTTTCCGGCGTCGCCTCGAACTTCGCGGGGGTGCCGCTCGCCTTCGCCTTTCTGGCGACGCTGGGGCCGCTGGGCCTGGTCACCGTCTGGCTGCGCACCGAATTCGGCATCAACCTGCGCGCTTACGGCTTCAACATCCTGTCGTTCTGGGGCCTGACGATCACCTATATCTTCTTTCAGATCCCGCTGATGATCCTGATCATCACCCCGGCGCTGGACGGGCTGAAACGCGAATGGCGCGAGGCGGCGCAATCGCTTGGCGCAAGTGCCGTGCAATACTGGACCTCGGTCGCGCTGCCGATCCTGTTTCCGTCGCTTCTGGGCACCTTTGCGCTGCTCTTCGCCAATGCCTTCGGCGCCGTCGCCACCGCCATCGCGCTGACGGGGTCCAGCCTGAACATCGTGCCGATCATGCTGTTTGCGCAGATCCGCGGTGACGTTCTGGGCAATCCGCATCTGGGCTATGCGATGGCCTTCGGCATGATCCTGATCACCGCGCTGGCCAATATCCTTTACATCTGGCTCAGGATGCGCTCCGAAAGGTGGCTGAAATGA
- a CDS encoding ABC transporter permease has translation MKVAAAWAIFLLGMAYFILPLVGLVEFSLSMTRGEYSLEAYRVVFADPRFRDTFSYSVLMAVLTIVFGVVLVVPTAFWVRLKLPHWRPVIEFVTLLPLVIPAIVIVFGYIRLYNTSSWLPLTGTTSGTNLLLLFGYATLSLPYMYRAIDTGLRTIDVATLTEAAQSLGAGWGTILARVILPNVLVSVLSGAFVTFAIVMGEFTLAALLDRPAFGPYLQLMGANRAYEPFALATIAFIITWACMGLIQLVTRFTKHDKAPR, from the coding sequence ATGAAAGTTGCCGCCGCCTGGGCCATCTTCCTTCTGGGCATGGCCTATTTCATCCTGCCGCTGGTCGGGCTTGTCGAATTCTCGCTGTCGATGACGCGGGGCGAATACAGCCTTGAGGCTTACCGCGTCGTCTTTGCCGATCCGCGCTTTCGCGACACCTTTTCCTATTCGGTGCTGATGGCGGTCTTGACCATCGTCTTCGGCGTCGTGCTGGTGGTGCCGACGGCGTTCTGGGTGCGGCTCAAGCTGCCGCATTGGCGCCCGGTGATCGAATTCGTCACCCTGCTGCCGCTCGTCATCCCGGCCATCGTCATCGTCTTCGGCTATATCCGGCTTTACAACACCTCGAGCTGGCTGCCGCTGACCGGCACGACATCGGGCACCAACCTGCTGCTTCTGTTCGGCTATGCGACGCTGAGCCTGCCCTACATGTATCGCGCCATCGACACCGGGCTGCGCACCATCGATGTGGCGACGCTGACGGAAGCCGCGCAATCGCTTGGCGCGGGCTGGGGCACGATCCTGGCGCGGGTGATCCTGCCCAATGTGCTCGTTTCGGTGCTTTCGGGCGCCTTCGTCACCTTTGCCATCGTCATGGGCGAATTCACCCTTGCGGCGCTTTTGGACCGTCCGGCCTTCGGGCCCTATCTGCAACTGATGGGGGCCAACCGCGCCTATGAGCCGTTCGCGCTTGCCACCATCGCCTTCATCATCACCTGGGCCTGCATGGGGCTGATCCAGCTCGTCACCCGGTTCACCAAACACGACAAGGCCCCGCGATGA
- a CDS encoding ABC transporter ATP-binding protein, producing the protein MSYLALTHLEKSFGTLRVVKDFNLTVEKGEFISLLGPSGCGKTTVLRMVAGFETPTTGTISIAGKEVTDLKPNQRNIGMVFQAYALFPNLTVAQNVGFGLKVKGTPRAQIAKRVEEMLALIGLPELGNRYPFQLSGGQQQRVALARALAPKPSVLLLDEPLSALDAKVRVSLRNEIRAIQRELGITTIFVTHDQEEALSMSDRVVVMHEGIADQVGTPFDIYNRPATRFVAGFVGTLNTLDVQVLDAATGRVRLGATEIALARPLPPGAVTLGLRPEAVTLGQGNHDTRLTATIREVDFLGSVIRLRADLAGQPIAFDTFNNSHAAPPQVGTEVTLGLNAADLLVIGA; encoded by the coding sequence ATGAGCTATCTTGCGCTGACCCATCTGGAGAAAAGCTTCGGCACGCTGCGCGTGGTGAAGGACTTCAACCTGACCGTCGAAAAGGGCGAGTTCATCTCGCTTCTGGGCCCCTCGGGCTGCGGGAAAACCACCGTGCTGCGCATGGTGGCGGGGTTCGAGACGCCGACGACCGGGACGATCTCGATCGCGGGCAAGGAGGTGACGGATCTCAAGCCGAACCAGCGCAATATCGGCATGGTGTTTCAGGCCTATGCGCTGTTCCCGAACCTGACCGTGGCGCAGAACGTCGGCTTCGGGCTCAAGGTCAAGGGCACGCCGCGCGCGCAGATCGCGAAACGGGTCGAGGAGATGCTGGCGCTGATCGGCCTGCCCGAGCTGGGCAACCGCTATCCGTTCCAGCTTTCGGGCGGCCAGCAGCAGCGCGTGGCGCTGGCCCGCGCGCTGGCGCCGAAACCCTCGGTGCTGCTGCTCGATGAGCCGCTGTCGGCGCTGGATGCCAAGGTGCGGGTGTCGCTTCGCAACGAGATCCGGGCGATCCAGCGCGAATTGGGCATCACCACGATCTTCGTGACCCATGACCAGGAAGAGGCGCTTTCGATGTCGGACCGGGTCGTCGTGATGCACGAAGGCATCGCCGATCAGGTCGGCACGCCCTTTGACATCTACAACCGCCCCGCCACCCGCTTTGTCGCGGGCTTCGTCGGCACGCTGAACACGCTTGACGTGCAGGTGCTGGACGCCGCCACGGGCCGGGTGCGGCTGGGCGCGACCGAGATTGCCCTGGCCCGGCCGCTGCCCCCCGGCGCGGTGACGCTGGGCCTGCGCCCCGAGGCGGTGACGCTGGGGCAGGGCAACCACGACACGCGGCTGACCGCGACGATCCGCGAGGTCGATTTCCTTGGCTCGGTGATCCGGCTGCGTGCCGATCTGGCGGGCCAGCCCATCGCCTTTGACACGTTCAACAACAGCCATGCCG